Within Methanobacterium formicicum DSM 3637, the genomic segment ATACTAATAGCAGCGTCCAGTGAGGAGTGTAAATGTCTGCAAACAGGGTATTTTTTGAAATAAACCATGAGAATTTCAAATTCATCATGGGAGCATTTTCCAGTTCCATATTTTTTAAGAGAATCGTTCTCCTCTTTTTTCTTTCCCATGGCCTTGAAAAGTCCTTCTTTCCCTTCAAGAATATTGTGGGCTCCTGTAAAACCGTCCTTTGCCAGTAATGCTGATAAAACTCCGGATTGGGCAGCTTTTCCTGCATGAAGGTGTTTTGCCATGCTCCCAGTATGATCTGATTCCAGTAACCCTGCAGCCTGGGTCCCGGCCAATCCCAGTGCATTTAAAATACCTTCCTCATCCAGTTCCATTATTTTTGCTGCTGCAGCTGCTGCACCCAGAGTGCCACAGGTACCGGTACTGTGGAAACCTTTCTGGCGGTGGCCGGGATTAAGAATCATTCCCGTTTTTATTGCAACCTGGTATCCCACCACCATGGCAGTAATGAATTCTTTCCCGTTTTTATGGTATGATTCTGCCAGGGCTAATGCTGCAGGGATTACGCATGCTCCGGGATGAAGCTGGGCCAGGCGATGACCATCATCCAGATCAAGACAATGAGCTGATACTCCATTAGCTAACGCTGCATCCAGGGGAGTGGCAGTGTCTCCGCCAATGACAGTGGATTCCCTTCCAGTACCGATAATATTTTTCATGATTCCAGCACTTTCACTACTAGAACCTCTGAGTGAAACCCCTAAAAAATCAAGGAAACAGAGCTTGGCCTGGTTAACCACAGCTTCTGGAAGATCAGGGTAGCTCGTTTTATCGATGAATTCTGCGAAATCTCGTGTAATCATTTTGTCTAGCCCTGTAAATTGCTTATAATGTAACTTTAATTAAGATCAACCTTTAAAGGATTCAACCTCTAACCAATGGTTTACTAAGATGGCGGCGTGCAGAAGGTGGAACTTCATAAAATCCAGTTTTAATTCTTCTTTCAATTTCCCTTCTTTCTTTTACTTTATTTATTTCTTTAACTTCCCCATTTTTTTCAGAGTCTTCACGTATTTTATTACCGCACTGGGGACATTTATAACCTTTACCTTTCCCTGCGGACTTCATACGCTTTCCGCATTTGCAAAGTGGATTCAAATATTCATATAAAGGTGTTAAGTCCATGATTTTGATCTTTTCCACGTTGAGGGTTCCTTTATTCCCAATTCCACCGTAGACTTCCACCTGATCTCCAGGGGCCAGATTACGTACCACATCACGGAACTCTTTGGTAGGTTCATAGGCTGCACATTCTACCCCTCCAGATTCATCCTCTAGGGTGAAAATAACGTGTCCCCCTTCAATAACCACTGGCTGGGTTTTAACAGTTCCCTGAACAATGTAGCACTGGAAC encodes:
- a CDS encoding MmgE/PrpD family protein, encoding MITRDFAEFIDKTSYPDLPEAVVNQAKLCFLDFLGVSLRGSSSESAGIMKNIIGTGRESTVIGGDTATPLDAALANGVSAHCLDLDDGHRLAQLHPGACVIPAALALAESYHKNGKEFITAMVVGYQVAIKTGMILNPGHRQKGFHSTGTCGTLGAAAAAAKIMELDEEGILNALGLAGTQAAGLLESDHTGSMAKHLHAGKAAQSGVLSALLAKDGFTGAHNILEGKEGLFKAMGKKKEENDSLKKYGTGKCSHDEFEILMVYFKKYPVCRHLHSSLDAAISIMKNKNLQIVDIQNITVETYEIAAGHNNYHPHSVEGIRQSLPVSLALAIIKGDLDLGDIPRATFSNEISGTGEITEADETNRTNEITEITSKIRIKYDEDLNKLYPQKRPSNVTITTKEHTYTERIDLSKGEPENPFTPDEMLNKFINLNPHVDVNVLKVLDHLEDVDIKELMNSLILR